A stretch of the Myxococcus guangdongensis genome encodes the following:
- a CDS encoding cation:proton antiporter: MHGAHEVLQAIAIVLCVAAVTTVVFQKLRQPVVLGYILAGLVVGPYLPIPLVANQEVVTTLSELGVILLMFSLGLEFSLRKLFSVGFTAGITAVIQCSIMVWLGFMVGRAFGWTTLESIFTGAIIAVSSTTIIAKVFDEQGIRGKLRELVVGVLIVEDLIAVLLMATLTAISTGAGLSVKDLTLTTGKLVAFLVGLVAVGLFIIPRAMRAVIKLNRPETTLVASVGICFAVALLAQSFGYSVALGAFLAGSLVAESGEEKLVEHLVQPVRDMFAAIFFVSVGMLISPALIMEHWAAIIVLTVVVIVGKLISVALGAFLTGNSTRTSVQAGLSLAQIGEFSFIIAALGLSLKATGSFIYPVAVAVSAITTLTTPLLIKASGPVASWVDRKLPKPLQTFVTLYGTWVERLRQAPRRETLGAGVRRLIRLLVLDAVLLVILVIGTSLMADRMAHFVEVQTGVDEDLSKNLILGGAVLLGVPFIVGVIGMARRLGTILAEAALPARQDGKLDLAAAPRRVLLVTLQVGIVLLVAIPVVVVTQPFLKGAAGPLVLLVLVGALGVAFWRGATNLHGHVRAGAQVLVAALAAQSHSKEPGADEHALDHVQGLLPGLGAPASVRLEESSPGAGKTLAQVNLRGLTGATVLAIQRGEQSLSVPTAQEVLQVGDVLALTGTSEAVDAAKALLLGAPPSVPPPEPSPPEETRAHG; this comes from the coding sequence ATGCACGGAGCCCACGAGGTCCTCCAGGCCATTGCCATTGTCCTGTGCGTCGCCGCGGTGACGACGGTGGTCTTCCAGAAGCTGCGCCAGCCCGTGGTGCTCGGCTACATCCTCGCGGGCCTCGTGGTGGGCCCCTACCTGCCGATTCCGCTCGTCGCCAATCAGGAGGTGGTGACGACGCTGTCGGAGCTGGGCGTCATCCTGCTGATGTTCTCGCTCGGGCTGGAGTTCAGCCTGCGCAAGCTGTTCTCCGTGGGGTTCACCGCCGGAATCACCGCCGTCATCCAATGCAGCATCATGGTGTGGCTGGGCTTCATGGTGGGGCGCGCCTTCGGCTGGACGACGCTGGAGAGCATCTTCACGGGCGCCATCATCGCGGTGTCCAGCACCACCATCATCGCCAAGGTGTTCGACGAGCAGGGCATCCGCGGGAAGCTGCGGGAGCTGGTGGTGGGGGTGCTCATCGTCGAGGACCTCATCGCGGTGCTGTTGATGGCCACGCTGACGGCCATCTCCACCGGCGCGGGCCTGTCCGTGAAGGACCTGACGCTGACCACGGGCAAGCTGGTGGCGTTCCTGGTGGGCCTGGTGGCGGTGGGCCTGTTCATCATCCCCCGGGCGATGCGCGCGGTCATCAAGCTGAACCGGCCGGAGACGACGCTCGTGGCCAGCGTGGGCATCTGCTTCGCGGTGGCGCTGCTGGCGCAGTCGTTCGGCTACTCGGTGGCGCTCGGCGCGTTCCTGGCGGGCTCGCTGGTGGCGGAGTCGGGTGAGGAGAAGCTGGTCGAGCACCTGGTGCAGCCGGTGCGCGACATGTTCGCCGCCATCTTCTTCGTGTCGGTGGGCATGCTCATCAGCCCCGCGCTCATCATGGAGCACTGGGCGGCCATCATCGTGCTCACCGTGGTGGTCATCGTGGGCAAGCTGATCAGCGTGGCGCTGGGCGCGTTCCTGACGGGCAACAGCACGCGCACCTCGGTGCAGGCGGGCCTGAGCCTGGCGCAGATTGGCGAGTTCTCCTTCATCATCGCCGCGCTGGGCCTGTCCCTGAAGGCGACCGGCTCGTTCATCTATCCAGTGGCGGTGGCGGTGTCGGCCATCACCACGCTCACCACGCCCTTGCTCATCAAGGCGTCCGGGCCCGTCGCATCGTGGGTGGACCGCAAGCTGCCCAAGCCCCTGCAGACCTTCGTCACGCTGTACGGCACGTGGGTGGAGCGGCTGCGGCAGGCGCCGCGTCGGGAGACGCTGGGCGCGGGCGTGCGGCGCCTCATCCGGCTGTTGGTGCTGGACGCGGTGCTGCTGGTCATCCTGGTCATCGGCACGTCGCTGATGGCGGACCGCATGGCCCACTTCGTCGAGGTGCAGACGGGCGTGGACGAGGACCTGTCGAAGAACCTCATCCTCGGCGGCGCGGTGCTGCTGGGGGTGCCGTTCATCGTGGGCGTCATCGGCATGGCGCGGCGGCTGGGGACCATCCTGGCGGAGGCGGCGCTGCCGGCGCGCCAGGACGGGAAGCTGGACCTGGCCGCGGCGCCTCGGCGGGTGCTGCTCGTCACGCTGCAGGTGGGCATCGTGCTGCTGGTGGCCATCCCCGTGGTGGTGGTGACGCAGCCGTTCTTGAAGGGCGCGGCGGGCCCCCTGGTGTTGTTGGTGCTGGTGGGCGCGCTGGGCGTCGCGTTCTGGCGCGGGGCCACCAACCTGCATGGCCACGTGCGCGCCGGCGCGCAGGTGCTGGTGGCGGCGCTGGCGGCGCAGTCGCACTCGAAGGAGCCGGGCGCGGACGAGCACGCGCTGGACCACGTGCAGGGGCTGCTGCCGGGCCTGGGCGCGCCGGCCTCCGTGCGGTTGGAGGAGTCGAGCCCCGGGGCGGGCAAGACGCTGGCCCAGGTGAACCTGCGCGGGCTCACGGGCGCGACGGTGCTGGCCATCCAGCGCGGCGAGCAGAGCCTGTCGGTGCCCACCGCGCAGGAGGTGCTGCAGGTGGGCGACGTGCTCGCGTTGACGGGGACGAGCGAGGCGGTGGACGCGGCGAAGGCGCTGCTGCTGGGCGCGCCTCCCTCGGTGCCGCCGCCCGAGCCCTCTCCTCCGGAGGAGACACGCGCCCACGGGTAG
- a CDS encoding DUF1501 domain-containing protein has protein sequence MNRRRFLAGAAAGAAISTLDWLRFFRAFGVPGTKKELGFAEAAAAEADNPRFLIYWFQEGGWDGYSMFNPVHTPNDSIRVIPAGELRPTPSWTNHRYRPKGYGATPSDPPRTQGNIQYGYLAQDGLDLFPELAVVSSHNGNTFHSGGRWEYHYGKYSASLSGKRGADERTVMQAFCEAYGTGFLLPHVSWHRWLSDGELSIPSYPEGTGYYEKLGPVHAHTLYGKTPAAMRERLASLGNVAQGQRDARIRQFTDNLQSSFLAEKNSESVRAFNSALQIHRALTAGGSINLDPRTLFTNTTLRAEFGITAADEATDSSSINGNPARTKETPNTNVQALMTYEMMTKGLSIGFFIENRGLRQFDTHRDRRSIMSNKGQTEQRDMMRKNLWNPLKTLVAKLKATPYGTTGKSYYDFTTIVLASEMGRTIQGDVEGILTKAGVTDAQKYEEIMLQDCCQHWRVNSVAFLGGTVRGNTQYGRVGSSSLDGIPMMPNGTLDPAYDADTGLLVPGRTKNPTSFVSDAGHVYATALHLSGLDPAALKAAGKGKNDRPPMTFIKR, from the coding sequence GCACCCTGGACTGGCTCCGCTTCTTCCGCGCCTTCGGAGTGCCCGGGACGAAGAAGGAGCTGGGCTTCGCCGAGGCCGCCGCCGCCGAGGCCGACAACCCCCGCTTCCTCATCTACTGGTTCCAGGAGGGAGGCTGGGACGGGTATTCGATGTTCAACCCCGTCCACACGCCCAACGACTCCATCCGCGTCATCCCCGCGGGCGAGCTGCGGCCCACGCCGTCGTGGACGAACCACCGCTACCGCCCCAAGGGCTACGGCGCCACGCCGTCGGACCCGCCCAGGACGCAGGGCAACATCCAGTACGGCTACCTGGCGCAGGACGGCCTGGACCTGTTCCCGGAGCTGGCGGTGGTGTCCAGCCACAACGGCAACACCTTCCACTCGGGTGGACGGTGGGAGTACCACTACGGCAAGTACAGCGCGTCGCTGTCCGGCAAGCGGGGCGCGGACGAGCGCACGGTGATGCAGGCGTTCTGCGAGGCGTACGGGACGGGCTTCCTGTTGCCCCACGTCTCGTGGCACCGGTGGCTGTCCGACGGTGAGCTGTCCATCCCGTCCTATCCCGAGGGCACGGGCTACTACGAGAAGCTGGGCCCGGTGCACGCGCACACGCTCTACGGCAAGACGCCCGCGGCGATGCGCGAGCGGCTGGCGTCGCTGGGCAACGTGGCGCAGGGTCAGCGCGACGCGCGCATCCGCCAGTTCACCGACAACCTGCAGTCGAGCTTCCTGGCGGAGAAGAACAGCGAGTCGGTGCGCGCCTTCAACTCCGCGCTGCAAATCCATCGCGCGCTGACGGCCGGCGGCAGCATCAACCTGGACCCGCGCACACTGTTCACCAACACCACGCTGCGCGCCGAGTTCGGAATCACCGCGGCGGACGAGGCCACCGACTCGTCGTCCATCAACGGCAATCCCGCGCGCACGAAGGAGACGCCCAACACCAACGTGCAGGCGTTGATGACGTACGAGATGATGACGAAGGGGCTCTCCATCGGCTTCTTCATCGAGAACCGCGGCCTGCGCCAGTTCGACACGCACCGCGACCGCCGCTCCATCATGAGCAACAAGGGCCAGACGGAGCAGCGCGACATGATGCGCAAGAACCTCTGGAACCCGCTGAAGACGCTGGTGGCGAAGCTCAAGGCCACGCCCTACGGCACCACGGGCAAGAGCTACTACGACTTCACCACCATCGTCCTCGCCTCGGAGATGGGCCGCACGATTCAGGGCGACGTGGAGGGCATCCTCACCAAGGCGGGCGTGACGGACGCGCAGAAGTACGAGGAGATCATGCTCCAGGACTGCTGCCAGCACTGGCGCGTCAACAGCGTGGCCTTCCTGGGTGGGACCGTGCGCGGCAACACGCAGTACGGCCGCGTGGGCAGCTCGTCACTGGACGGCATCCCGATGATGCCCAACGGCACGCTGGACCCCGCGTACGACGCGGACACGGGCCTGCTGGTGCCGGGGCGGACGAAGAACCCCACGAGCTTCGTGTCCGACGCGGGCCACGTCTACGCGACGGCGCTCCACCTGTCCGGGCTGGACCCGGCGGCGCTCAAGGCCGCGGGCAAGGGCAAGAACGACCGCCCGCCCATGACGTTCATCAAGCGCTGA
- a CDS encoding ATP-binding response regulator — MNDQLGHAVRGAVSLERFSQLTEGLRDFFYGAWNMPHGHCYLWKQDLVAMHVVSDTLIGAAYFFISLTLYALVRRARLPFGGMILSFGVFIGACGLTHLMEVWNVWYSAYYLGGGIKVVTAVASVATGMYLVPLRGRVVEVTEAARLSEERRVQLEKSSRELETLYAKLKASEAQRTGFFANVSHELRTPLTLILGPVDRLLQQGTLPDAAHRDLEVVRRNARVLLRHVNALLDVAKLDAGQMRLSYEEVDLARLVRLGAENFEGLVAERRLDFALELPAMLPAQVDPEKVERVVLNLLSNAAKFTPDGGHIRVAVSAESGRGRLVVEDSGPGVPAEQRESIFERFRQGDAATTRDTGGTGLGLAIARDFVALHEGRIWVEERPGGGARFVVELPLLAPTGVKLAARAEAQAHEQSVEAAHAELDVLQPPEREVAVSTRADDSSRPRVLVVEDTQEMRRYVVDTLARDFQVATAEDGVEGLAKAERMMPDVIVSDLMMPRMGGDQLVRAVRTRPGLESTPILLLTARADDALRVDLLRGGAQDYVVKPFVSEELVARVTNLAVMKRTREVLQGLLAARSVDLEAMARELGMRKRQLEVALETTERASASRSTLLQLVSHELRTPLSVLQLTQHALQRELGGLPPRALDMFDRMHRSTLRLRDMVEMVLQYNQLEEGRLVVRRETVDLGEVVDEVVEEARLEARRKGLALEWDRPQGRAVARTDPRIVQMVLLNLVSNAVKYTEQGGVLVAVEERPQGWCLRVRDTGPGIPRAEQGHIFEPFSHLEPLEHKSKPGVGLGLTLVREMVSVLGGVVSVASEPGVGSEFTVELPS, encoded by the coding sequence ATGAACGACCAGCTCGGACACGCGGTGCGCGGCGCGGTTTCCCTGGAGCGGTTCTCCCAGCTCACAGAGGGTCTGCGAGACTTCTTCTACGGTGCCTGGAACATGCCGCACGGGCACTGCTACCTGTGGAAACAGGACCTGGTGGCGATGCATGTCGTGTCGGACACACTCATCGGCGCGGCGTACTTCTTCATCTCGCTGACGTTGTACGCGCTGGTGCGGCGGGCGCGGCTGCCCTTCGGCGGGATGATTCTGTCGTTCGGGGTCTTCATCGGCGCGTGTGGGCTGACGCACCTGATGGAGGTGTGGAACGTCTGGTACTCGGCCTACTACCTGGGGGGCGGCATCAAGGTGGTGACGGCGGTGGCCTCGGTGGCCACGGGCATGTACCTGGTGCCGCTGCGCGGGCGGGTGGTGGAGGTGACGGAGGCGGCGCGGCTGTCCGAGGAGCGCCGGGTGCAGTTGGAGAAGAGCTCGCGGGAGCTGGAGACGCTGTACGCGAAGCTGAAGGCCTCCGAGGCGCAGCGCACCGGCTTCTTCGCCAATGTCAGCCATGAGCTGCGCACGCCGCTGACGCTCATCCTGGGGCCGGTGGACCGGCTGCTCCAGCAGGGCACGCTGCCGGACGCGGCGCACAGGGATTTGGAGGTGGTGCGCCGCAACGCGCGCGTGCTCCTGCGGCACGTCAACGCGCTGCTCGACGTGGCCAAGCTGGACGCGGGGCAGATGCGGCTGTCGTACGAGGAGGTGGACCTGGCGCGGCTGGTGCGGCTGGGCGCGGAGAACTTCGAGGGGCTGGTGGCCGAGCGGCGGCTGGACTTCGCGCTGGAGCTGCCCGCGATGCTGCCGGCGCAGGTGGACCCGGAGAAGGTGGAGCGGGTGGTGCTCAACCTCCTGTCCAACGCGGCCAAGTTCACGCCCGACGGTGGGCACATCCGCGTGGCGGTGAGCGCGGAGTCGGGCCGGGGGCGGCTGGTGGTGGAGGACAGCGGGCCCGGCGTGCCCGCCGAGCAGCGCGAGAGCATCTTCGAGCGCTTCCGTCAGGGCGACGCGGCCACCACGCGCGACACCGGGGGCACGGGCCTGGGGCTGGCCATCGCCCGGGACTTCGTGGCGCTGCACGAGGGGCGCATCTGGGTGGAGGAGCGCCCGGGTGGCGGCGCGCGCTTCGTGGTGGAGCTGCCGCTCCTGGCGCCCACGGGCGTGAAGCTCGCGGCGCGCGCGGAGGCGCAGGCGCACGAGCAGAGCGTCGAGGCGGCGCACGCGGAGCTGGACGTGCTCCAGCCGCCCGAGCGCGAGGTGGCGGTGAGCACGCGCGCGGATGACTCGAGCCGGCCGCGCGTGCTGGTGGTGGAGGACACCCAGGAGATGCGCCGCTACGTGGTGGACACGCTGGCGAGGGACTTCCAGGTGGCCACCGCCGAGGACGGCGTGGAGGGGTTGGCGAAGGCGGAGCGGATGATGCCGGACGTCATCGTCAGCGACTTGATGATGCCGCGCATGGGCGGGGACCAGCTGGTGCGCGCGGTGCGCACGCGTCCGGGGCTGGAGTCCACGCCCATCCTGCTGCTCACCGCGCGCGCGGATGACGCGTTGAGGGTGGACCTGCTGCGCGGCGGCGCACAGGACTACGTGGTGAAGCCCTTCGTGTCCGAGGAGCTGGTGGCGCGGGTGACGAACCTGGCCGTGATGAAGCGCACGCGCGAGGTGCTGCAGGGGTTGCTCGCCGCGCGCTCGGTGGACCTGGAGGCGATGGCGCGCGAGCTGGGCATGCGCAAGCGGCAGCTGGAGGTGGCGCTGGAGACCACCGAGCGCGCCAGCGCGTCGCGCAGCACGCTGTTGCAGCTGGTGTCGCACGAGCTGCGCACGCCGCTGTCGGTGCTGCAGCTCACCCAGCACGCGCTGCAGCGGGAGCTGGGGGGGCTGCCGCCCCGGGCGCTGGACATGTTCGACCGGATGCACCGCTCCACGCTGCGCCTGCGCGACATGGTGGAGATGGTGCTCCAGTACAACCAGTTGGAGGAGGGCCGGCTGGTGGTGCGGCGCGAGACGGTGGACCTGGGCGAGGTGGTGGACGAGGTGGTGGAGGAGGCGCGGCTGGAGGCGCGCCGCAAGGGGCTGGCGCTCGAGTGGGACCGGCCGCAGGGGCGGGCGGTGGCGCGCACGGACCCGCGCATCGTGCAGATGGTGCTGCTCAACCTGGTGTCCAACGCGGTGAAGTACACCGAGCAGGGTGGGGTGTTGGTGGCGGTGGAGGAGCGGCCCCAGGGCTGGTGCCTGCGGGTGCGCGACACCGGGCCGGGCATCCCCCGCGCCGAGCAGGGCCACATCTTCGAGCCCTTCTCGCACCTGGAGCCCCTGGAGCATAAGTCCAAGCCGGGCGTGGGGCTGGGGCTGACGCTGGTGCGGGAGATGGTGTCGGTGCTGGGCGGCGTCGTCTCGGTGGCGTCCGAGCCGGGCGTCGGCAGCGAGTTCACCGTCGAGCTGCCGTCCTGA
- a CDS encoding glycosyltransferase family 2 protein → MLVSLVIPVYNEIPTLAELLRRCIAVDFPKEIVLVDDCSRDGSRELLQQLAEQGVGLLGGTPKNRNEVRVLFQEQNQGKGAALRRGFAEATGDIILVQDADLEYDPRDIPRVIQPILDGEADVVFGSRFTGTPRRVLYFWHTVLNNLLTMLSNMTSGLNLTDMETCYKAFRAEVLRSVEVEENRFGFEPEITAKVARGNWRIYEVPISYHGRTYEEGKKIGWKDGVRALYVIGKYALKR, encoded by the coding sequence ATGCTCGTCTCCCTGGTCATCCCCGTCTACAACGAGATTCCCACCCTGGCGGAGCTGCTGCGCCGCTGCATCGCGGTCGACTTCCCCAAGGAGATTGTCCTCGTGGACGATTGTTCCCGGGACGGAAGCCGGGAGTTGCTGCAGCAGCTCGCCGAGCAGGGTGTGGGCCTGTTGGGGGGCACGCCGAAGAACCGCAACGAGGTCCGGGTGCTGTTCCAGGAGCAGAACCAGGGCAAGGGCGCCGCGCTGCGGCGAGGCTTCGCGGAGGCCACCGGGGACATCATCCTCGTGCAGGACGCGGACCTGGAGTACGACCCGCGCGACATCCCGCGGGTGATTCAGCCCATCCTGGACGGTGAGGCCGACGTGGTCTTCGGCAGCCGCTTCACCGGGACGCCCCGCCGGGTGCTGTACTTCTGGCACACGGTGCTCAACAACCTGCTGACCATGCTCTCCAACATGACGAGCGGGCTGAACCTCACCGACATGGAGACCTGCTACAAGGCCTTCCGCGCCGAGGTCCTGCGCTCCGTCGAGGTGGAGGAGAACCGCTTCGGCTTCGAGCCGGAAATCACCGCCAAGGTGGCCCGCGGCAACTGGCGCATCTACGAGGTGCCCATCAGCTACCACGGGCGCACGTACGAGGAGGGCAAGAAGATTGGATGGAAGGACGGCGTGCGCGCCCTCTACGTCATCGGCAAGTACGCGCTGAAGCGTTAG
- a CDS encoding pyridoxal phosphate-dependent decarboxylase family protein encodes MTDFRERIAAAYDVESFRREGQRLVDTLADYLGQATHGQDLPVLPWAAPAVSVDRFPAAFPEEPTGDFAELVARVLSGSNHLHHPRYVGHQVTAPVPLAALCDAVSSLLNNGMAVYEMGPVSTAMERNVLRWMAARLGLPETSDGVLTSGGSLGNLTALLAARQAKAGYDAWNEGAHAGPPLAVLVPASAHYSLSRAIRVMGWGQGGAIPVAVDERFRLRPDALGPALESATRAGRKVIAVVASAGSTATGAFDPLEPVADFCQQHGLWFHVDAAHGASAALSAAHRHQVRGIARADSVVWDAHKGLLMPALVTAVLFRDGARSFESFAQEASYLFGDTERPWSDVALRTMECTKEMMALKLYACLSVLGTRLFADAVTESYALTRRFAERLSQAGDFHVPVPPDCNILCFRHTPEHVPPDAWDALQVRLRERLVTRGDFYLVQTKLPQGVFLRVTLINPLTTDADLDALMEALRTAARR; translated from the coding sequence ATGACGGACTTTCGTGAGCGCATCGCCGCCGCCTATGACGTCGAGTCCTTCCGCCGCGAGGGCCAGCGGCTGGTCGATACGCTGGCGGACTACCTGGGCCAGGCCACGCACGGCCAGGACCTGCCCGTGTTGCCATGGGCCGCGCCCGCGGTGAGCGTGGACCGCTTCCCCGCCGCCTTCCCCGAGGAGCCCACGGGCGACTTCGCGGAGCTGGTGGCGCGCGTGCTCTCCGGCTCCAACCACCTGCACCACCCGCGCTACGTGGGCCACCAGGTGACGGCCCCCGTGCCGCTGGCCGCGCTGTGCGACGCCGTCTCCTCGCTGCTCAACAACGGCATGGCCGTGTACGAGATGGGCCCCGTCTCCACCGCCATGGAGCGCAACGTCCTGCGCTGGATGGCCGCGCGCCTGGGCCTGCCGGAGACCTCGGACGGCGTGCTCACCTCGGGCGGCTCCCTGGGCAACCTCACCGCCCTGCTCGCCGCCCGTCAGGCGAAGGCCGGCTACGACGCATGGAACGAGGGCGCCCACGCCGGGCCCCCGCTCGCGGTGCTCGTGCCCGCCTCCGCCCACTACAGCCTGTCGCGTGCCATCCGCGTCATGGGCTGGGGCCAGGGCGGCGCCATCCCCGTCGCCGTGGACGAGCGCTTCCGCCTGCGCCCGGACGCTCTCGGCCCCGCGCTGGAGTCCGCCACCCGCGCGGGACGCAAGGTCATCGCCGTGGTCGCCAGCGCGGGCTCCACCGCCACCGGCGCGTTCGACCCGCTGGAGCCCGTGGCGGACTTCTGCCAGCAGCACGGCCTCTGGTTCCACGTGGACGCGGCGCACGGCGCCTCCGCCGCGCTCAGCGCCGCCCATCGGCACCAGGTGCGCGGAATCGCCCGCGCGGACTCCGTCGTCTGGGACGCGCACAAGGGCCTGCTCATGCCCGCGCTGGTGACGGCGGTGCTCTTCCGCGACGGCGCGCGCTCCTTCGAGTCCTTCGCCCAGGAGGCCAGCTACCTCTTCGGCGACACCGAGCGCCCGTGGAGCGACGTGGCCCTGCGGACGATGGAGTGCACCAAGGAGATGATGGCGCTCAAGCTGTACGCCTGCCTGAGCGTGCTGGGCACCCGCCTGTTCGCCGACGCGGTGACGGAGTCCTACGCCCTCACCCGCCGCTTCGCCGAGCGGCTGTCCCAGGCCGGCGACTTCCACGTCCCCGTCCCACCCGACTGCAACATCCTCTGCTTCCGCCACACCCCCGAGCACGTCCCGCCCGACGCATGGGACGCGCTGCAGGTCCGCCTGCGCGAGCGGCTGGTGACCCGCGGAGACTTCTACCTGGTGCAGACCAAGCTGCCCCAGGGCGTGTTCCTGCGCGTCACCCTCATCAACCCGCTCACCACCGACGCGGACCTGGACGCATTGATGGAGGCGCTCAGGACGGCAGCTCGACGGTGA
- a CDS encoding Rdx family protein, translating to MADKKVTITYCNSUGYKPRAARAAVALKDELDVEAELKPGPSGSYEVAVDGKVVIRKASLAFPTDQEVVDAVARVLDA from the coding sequence ATGGCCGACAAGAAGGTCACGATTACGTACTGCAACTCCTGAGGCTACAAGCCCAGGGCCGCCCGTGCGGCGGTCGCGTTGAAGGACGAGTTGGATGTGGAGGCGGAGCTGAAGCCCGGGCCGTCGGGGAGCTACGAGGTCGCCGTCGACGGCAAGGTGGTCATCCGGAAGGCGTCGCTCGCCTTCCCCACGGACCAGGAGGTGGTGGACGCGGTGGCGCGCGTCCTCGACGCCTGA